The following proteins are co-located in the Brevibacillus laterosporus DSM 25 genome:
- a CDS encoding PhzF family phenazine biosynthesis isomerase: MKTIQVYHYDAFSNQPDKGNPAGVVFTGSELTEKEMQELAQKVGFNETAFVLDSDVADLRIRYFTPGHENNLCGHATIATIYALTSTGELKDKNHLTIETGAGILPIKIDKGSDDELYITMKQAAPQFEDFTGSQEELADSIGLTSDDIESELPIQYGSTGIWTLLVPIKKLSAFKKMKPDNKRFPSVLQEMPKASVHPFCLETYDSQAQMHGRHFSSPFSGTMEDPVTGTASGVMGAYYAQNISEDFDTQLRLMIEQGQEIQKDGRVEVAISKNHETYDVEITGTAVYVKAFEISM; this comes from the coding sequence ATGAAGACGATACAAGTTTATCACTATGATGCCTTTAGCAATCAACCTGATAAAGGAAATCCAGCAGGTGTAGTCTTTACAGGTAGTGAGCTAACGGAAAAGGAAATGCAAGAGTTAGCACAAAAAGTAGGGTTTAATGAAACGGCTTTTGTACTTGATTCAGATGTAGCTGACCTTAGAATTCGTTATTTTACACCAGGACACGAAAATAATCTCTGTGGTCATGCTACAATTGCAACTATTTATGCGCTTACGTCTACAGGAGAATTAAAGGATAAAAATCATCTAACAATCGAAACAGGAGCAGGTATATTACCTATAAAAATAGACAAAGGCTCTGATGATGAGCTGTATATTACGATGAAGCAGGCAGCTCCGCAGTTTGAGGACTTTACAGGCTCTCAGGAGGAGCTAGCAGACTCAATTGGTCTTACAAGTGACGATATAGAATCTGAATTGCCCATCCAATACGGAAGTACAGGGATTTGGACCTTGCTAGTACCTATAAAAAAACTGAGTGCCTTCAAAAAAATGAAGCCTGACAATAAACGTTTTCCAAGCGTGTTACAAGAAATGCCGAAAGCATCTGTTCATCCTTTTTGTCTGGAAACCTATGATTCTCAAGCGCAAATGCATGGACGCCATTTCTCATCGCCATTTTCGGGTACAATGGAAGATCCTGTGACAGGTACGGCCTCAGGCGTAATGGGAGCCTATTATGCGCAAAATATAAGCGAAGATTTTGATACCCAACTACGTCTCATGATCGAACAAGGTCAGGAAATCCAAAAGGACGGTAGAGTAGAAGTAGCCATTAGTAAAAATCATGAAACGTATGATGTTGAGATTACAGGCACGGCTGTTTATGTGAAAGCATTCGAAATTTCTATGTAA
- a CDS encoding metallophosphoesterase — MLGEILSLTIVKYSLSTLLVLIIVCVAGVIYAVYVEPKSLVATRHQLEVSGLLDKQQDLTIVQFSDTHVGPHFSLAQLKEVVTLINEQKPDLIMFTGDLLDRVRSFKESKDELIAILAELNAPLGKFAVYGNHDRGGGGSEYYQQVMEQANFDLLVNDVRTISLANKKSITIAGLDDFLLGKPKVEETLEPLQQGNQLTRRKEQNQSNQWNNVTSPHSDTFVICLVHEPDVADRIVSYPVDLQLSGHSHGGQVQVPLLGPVVTPSLARKYREGLYEIHNENNTMQLYVNRGIGTTRLPIRLGSTPEIAIFTLKI, encoded by the coding sequence ATGCTTGGAGAAATCCTTTCGCTAACCATCGTCAAATATAGTCTCTCTACACTACTCGTGCTAATCATCGTATGTGTAGCTGGGGTGATATACGCTGTATACGTGGAACCTAAGTCCTTGGTGGCAACTCGTCATCAGTTGGAAGTATCAGGATTACTAGATAAGCAGCAAGACCTTACAATCGTCCAATTTAGCGATACACACGTTGGTCCCCACTTTTCGCTTGCACAATTAAAAGAGGTTGTTACCCTCATCAATGAACAGAAGCCGGATCTTATTATGTTTACGGGTGATTTGCTCGATCGGGTTAGAAGCTTTAAAGAAAGCAAGGACGAATTGATAGCCATCCTAGCAGAACTGAACGCTCCTCTTGGAAAATTCGCAGTGTATGGGAACCATGATCGTGGTGGTGGCGGTAGTGAATATTACCAACAGGTGATGGAGCAAGCTAACTTTGATTTACTTGTCAATGATGTAAGAACGATTTCGCTAGCAAATAAAAAATCGATTACCATCGCTGGCCTAGATGACTTTTTACTTGGCAAACCAAAGGTAGAAGAGACATTAGAACCTCTCCAGCAAGGAAATCAACTTACTAGACGGAAGGAACAGAATCAATCCAATCAATGGAACAATGTTACTTCACCTCATTCAGATACTTTTGTCATTTGTCTTGTTCATGAACCTGATGTTGCTGATCGGATTGTCAGTTATCCTGTTGATCTACAATTATCCGGGCACAGCCATGGTGGGCAGGTGCAGGTTCCTCTGCTTGGGCCTGTGGTAACCCCTTCTTTAGCTCGAAAATATAGAGAGGGCCTGTACGAAATTCACAACGAGAATAACACGATGCAGTTGTACGTGAATCGTGGGATTGGGACGACTAGGTTACCGATTCGGTTAGGAAGCACACCAGAAATTGCTATTTTTACATTGAAAATATAG
- a CDS encoding ADP-ribosyltransferase: MKKNFYKNLICMSALLLAMPISSNVTYAYGSEKVDYLVKTTNNVEDFKEDKEKAKEWGKVKEKEWKLTVTEKTRMNNFLDNKNDIKKNYKEITFSMAGSFEDEIKDLKEIDKMFDKANLSSSIVTYKNVEPSTIGFNKPLTEGNTINTDAQAQFKEQFLGRDIKFDSYLDTHLTAQNVSSKERIILQVTVPSGKGSTIPTKAGVILNNNEYKMLIDNGYVLHVDNISKVVKKGYECLQIQGTLKKSLDFKNDINAEAHRWGMKNYEGWAKNLTDPQREALDGYARQDYKQINDYLRNQGGSGNEKLDTQIKNISEALEKQPIPENITVYRWCGMAEFGYQISDPLPSLKEMEEKFLNTMKEDKGYMSTSLSSERLSAFGSRKIILRLQVLKGSTGAYLSALGGFASEKEILLDKDSKYHIDKITEVVIKGVKRYVVDATLLTK; the protein is encoded by the coding sequence TTGAAAAAGAATTTTTATAAGAATCTTATTTGCATGTCTGCTTTATTGTTAGCCATGCCTATATCAAGCAACGTTACGTACGCTTACGGTAGTGAGAAGGTTGATTATTTAGTAAAAACTACTAACAATGTAGAGGATTTTAAAGAGGATAAGGAAAAAGCCAAAGAATGGGGGAAAGTAAAAGAAAAAGAGTGGAAACTAACTGTTACTGAAAAAACAAGGATGAATAATTTTTTAGATAATAAAAATGATATAAAAAAAAATTATAAAGAAATTACTTTTTCTATGGCAGGTTCATTTGAAGATGAAATAAAAGATTTAAAAGAGATTGATAAAATGTTTGATAAAGCCAATCTATCAAGTTCTATTGTCACCTATAAAAATGTGGAGCCCTCAACGATTGGATTTAACAAACCTTTAACAGAAGGTAATACTATTAATACTGATGCACAAGCCCAGTTTAAAGAACAATTTTTAGGAAGAGATATTAAGTTTGATAGTTATCTTGACACTCACTTAACTGCACAAAATGTTTCTAGTAAAGAAAGAATCATTTTACAAGTTACAGTGCCAAGTGGTAAAGGATCTACTATTCCAACAAAAGCAGGTGTAATTTTAAATAATAATGAGTATAAAATGCTAATTGATAATGGCTATGTACTCCATGTGGATAATATATCAAAAGTAGTAAAAAAAGGTTATGAATGTTTACAAATTCAAGGAACGCTAAAAAAGAGCCTCGATTTTAAAAATGATATTAATGCTGAGGCTCATCGTTGGGGTATGAAAAATTATGAAGGATGGGCTAAAAATTTAACAGATCCTCAAAGGGAAGCTTTAGATGGGTATGCTAGACAAGATTATAAACAAATAAATGATTATTTACGAAATCAAGGTGGAAGTGGAAATGAAAAACTAGATACACAAATAAAAAATATTTCTGAAGCATTAGAAAAGCAGCCAATACCAGAAAATATTACTGTGTATAGATGGTGTGGAATGGCGGAATTTGGTTATCAAATTAGTGATCCTTTACCTTCTTTAAAAGAAATGGAAGAAAAATTTTTAAATACAATGAAAGAAGATAAGGGATATATGAGTACTAGTTTGTCAAGTGAACGTCTTTCTGCCTTTGGTTCGAGAAAAATCATTTTAAGATTACAAGTTCTGAAAGGAAGCACAGGGGCATATTTAAGTGCTCTTGGGGGATTTGCAAGTGAAAAAGAAATCCTACTTGATAAAGATAGTAAATATCATATTGATAAAATAACAGAAGTAGTCATTAAAGGTGTTAAGCGATATGTAGTCGATGCAACATTATTAACAAAATAA
- a CDS encoding binary toxin-like calcium binding domain-containing protein — protein MKKGLSSVVICTLLASMSLNGNVNAVYADSKTNQIATTTQVSKDNQIDREGLLGYYFKGKDFNDLTIFAPTRDNTLIYDQQTANTLLDKKHQEYHSIRWIGLIQSKATGDFTFKLSDDENAIIELDGKVISHKGNSKQIVHLEKGQLVQIKIEYQPDNALHIDNKTFKELKLFKIDSQNHSLQVQQDELRNPEFNKKETQEFLKKASKANLFTQKTKRDIDEDTDTDGDSIPDAWEENGYTIQNKVAVKWDDSLASKGYKKFTSNPLEAHTVGDPYSDYEKAARDMPLSNAKETFNPLVAAFPSVNVSLEKVILSKNEDLSHSVESSQSTNWSYTNTEGVNVNAGWSGLGPSFGVSVNYQHSETVANEWGSATNDGTHINGAESAYLNANVRYNNVGTGAIYETKPTTSFILDGTTIGTIKAKENTTALTILPDQSYPEKGKNGIAINTMDDFNSRPIPLNKEQLNTYLSNKKPILLETDQVEGKYAVKDTNGNITIAGDWNGITDEISAKTASIIVDNGNQMSEKRVAAKDYTNPEDKTPNLSVKEALKLAYPDEIEEKDGLLFYNDQPIFEASVQSYVDEYTAKQIRKQLNDSTGSFKDVKNLYDVKLEPKMNFTIKTSTLYDGGESDNTKIGNWYYTYVVNGGNTGKKQYRSANKGAFTELSTESKNKLKKNIDYYVSLYMKADSKVSVDIEIDGQQESIVTDNITLDHLGYQRINILVPNLEGNEINTISIRGDGQTNIYWDDVSFVEVGAEEIEYKDPVPQFDIIEGDFDFFDDPLAVKYHDATYFIDSPLITQTPGTFSFTYKVIGEQTKTVLDSGSGKNANRINLDFKNVKSDRSFLYTLSCKDDLWGSTRTAVVRIFAVD, from the coding sequence ATGAAAAAAGGGTTATCTAGTGTTGTAATATGCACGTTATTAGCTTCTATGTCTTTGAATGGGAATGTAAATGCTGTTTACGCGGACAGCAAAACAAATCAGATTGCTACAACAACTCAGGTAAGCAAAGACAACCAAATCGATCGAGAAGGACTACTTGGTTATTACTTTAAAGGAAAAGATTTTAATGATCTTACAATATTTGCACCGACACGTGATAATACTCTTATTTATGACCAACAAACAGCAAATACACTATTAGATAAAAAGCATCAAGAATATCATTCTATTCGCTGGATTGGATTGATTCAGAGTAAAGCAACAGGAGATTTCACATTTAAATTGTCAGATGATGAAAATGCCATCATAGAATTGGATGGGAAGGTTATTTCTCATAAAGGTAACAGTAAACAAATTGTTCATTTAGAAAAAGGACAGTTGGTACAAATAAAAATTGAGTACCAACCAGACAATGCATTACATATAGATAATAAAACTTTTAAAGAGCTTAAGTTATTCAAGATAGATAGTCAAAATCACTCTCTACAAGTTCAACAAGATGAACTGAGAAACCCTGAGTTTAATAAGAAAGAAACGCAAGAATTCTTAAAGAAAGCATCGAAAGCAAATCTTTTTACGCAAAAAACGAAAAGAGATATTGATGAAGATACGGATACAGATGGAGATTCTATCCCTGATGCTTGGGAAGAAAACGGGTATACCATTCAAAACAAAGTAGCAGTCAAATGGGATGATTCGTTAGCAAGTAAAGGGTATAAAAAATTTACTTCTAATCCACTAGAAGCACACACAGTTGGAGATCCCTATAGTGATTATGAAAAAGCTGCAAGAGATATGCCCTTATCGAATGCAAAAGAAACTTTTAATCCTCTGGTTGCCGCCTTTCCATCAGTAAATGTTAGTTTAGAAAAGGTGATTTTATCCAAAAATGAAGACCTTTCCCATAGCGTTGAAAGCAGTCAATCTACCAATTGGTCTTATACCAATACTGAAGGCGTTAACGTCAATGCTGGATGGTCAGGCTTAGGACCTAGTTTTGGAGTTTCTGTTAACTATCAACATAGTGAAACTGTAGCCAATGAATGGGGTTCTGCGACGAATGATGGCACACATATAAATGGAGCGGAATCTGCTTATTTAAACGCAAATGTTCGCTATAATAACGTTGGGACAGGAGCAATTTATGAAACGAAACCAACAACGAGTTTTATTCTTGATGGAACAACAATTGGAACGATTAAAGCAAAAGAAAACACAACAGCTTTAACTATTTTACCGGACCAAAGCTATCCAGAGAAAGGAAAAAACGGAATCGCAATTAACACAATGGATGATTTTAACTCTCGCCCAATTCCATTAAATAAAGAGCAACTAAATACTTATTTATCTAATAAAAAACCAATCCTACTTGAAACAGATCAAGTAGAAGGAAAATACGCCGTAAAGGATACCAATGGTAATATTACAATAGCTGGAGATTGGAATGGTATAACAGATGAAATTTCTGCTAAAACGGCCTCTATTATTGTAGATAATGGAAATCAAATGTCAGAAAAGAGAGTTGCAGCGAAAGATTATACAAATCCAGAGGATAAAACTCCAAATTTATCTGTAAAAGAAGCTCTAAAGTTAGCTTATCCAGATGAAATTGAGGAAAAAGATGGTTTATTATTTTATAATGACCAACCTATTTTTGAAGCATCTGTACAAAGTTATGTTGACGAATATACAGCTAAACAAATTAGAAAACAGTTAAATGATAGTACTGGTAGCTTCAAAGATGTTAAGAATTTATATGATGTAAAATTAGAACCCAAAATGAATTTCACAATAAAAACTAGCACTTTATATGATGGAGGAGAATCTGACAACACAAAAATAGGAAATTGGTACTATACTTATGTTGTCAACGGAGGAAATACGGGTAAAAAACAATACCGTTCAGCTAATAAAGGTGCCTTTACTGAGCTGTCAACAGAATCAAAGAATAAATTGAAAAAAAATATAGATTACTACGTAAGCCTATATATGAAGGCTGATTCAAAGGTTTCAGTTGATATAGAAATAGACGGACAACAAGAGTCAATTGTAACAGATAATATAACCTTAGATCACTTAGGTTACCAAAGAATAAACATCCTAGTCCCCAATCTGGAAGGAAACGAAATAAATACTATTTCTATTAGAGGTGACGGACAAACCAATATTTATTGGGATGATGTTTCCTTTGTCGAAGTGGGAGCAGAAGAAATTGAATATAAAGATCCAGTTCCCCAATTTGATATTATAGAAGGAGATTTTGATTTCTTTGATGATCCATTGGCGGTAAAATATCATGATGCAACGTATTTTATAGATAGTCCTTTGATTACACAAACTCCTGGAACTTTCTCCTTTACTTATAAAGTGATTGGGGAACAAACGAAGACAGTATTAGATTCGGGATCTGGTAAAAACGCAAATCGAATCAACCTAGATTTTAAAAATGTAAAATCAGATCGTTCATTCTTATATACATTATCATGTAAAGATGATTTATGGGGAAGCACTCGCACAGCAGTTGTTAGAATTTTTGCTGTAGATTAA
- a CDS encoding GIY-YIG nuclease family protein, which yields MNREELKQVYKESKTQAGVYQIKNTENQKVWISSTRNLKTINGKLFSLRMGSHINKQLQREWNEYGEEAFVSEVLEVLKKKEDGYFDEKDALEKLEQKWLDQLQPYGERGYNQEKRK from the coding sequence ATGAATAGAGAAGAACTGAAACAAGTGTATAAAGAATCGAAAACCCAGGCAGGGGTGTATCAGATCAAAAACACCGAAAACCAAAAAGTCTGGATTAGCAGCACCCGCAACCTCAAGACGATTAACGGAAAGCTGTTCAGTCTCAGAATGGGTTCGCATATAAACAAGCAACTTCAACGGGAATGGAATGAGTACGGAGAAGAGGCATTCGTCTCCGAAGTGTTGGAGGTTTTGAAAAAGAAGGAGGACGGATACTTTGATGAAAAGGATGCGCTGGAGAAACTGGAACAAAAATGGCTTGACCAGCTTCAGCCGTACGGAGAGCGCGGATATAACCAGGAAAAAAGAAAATAA
- a CDS encoding DUF6530 family protein translates to MKIPTTLKHKPVVVSENYERVDGRFARNTDAKGLSLGLAQWNDRGKVDISAKVWRYTGEKWSRQSEELPLHRVLDLSILICRSLAHFREAYRYEHFYDPQEPIIDRVALQGDAMTVAICTNNEKINEDIKLFSQALSDDDEMISERLRMLSKILKDMGY, encoded by the coding sequence ATGAAAATACCTACTACCTTGAAACATAAGCCTGTTGTCGTGTCAGAAAACTATGAGCGGGTTGACGGTCGATTTGCCAGGAACACAGATGCCAAAGGTCTTTCTCTGGGATTAGCCCAGTGGAACGATAGAGGAAAGGTTGATATTTCTGCCAAGGTATGGAGATACACGGGAGAAAAATGGTCAAGACAATCGGAGGAACTACCTCTCCATCGCGTTCTTGATTTGTCCATTCTGATTTGTCGGTCTTTGGCACATTTTCGTGAAGCATACAGATATGAGCATTTTTATGACCCGCAGGAGCCCATCATCGACCGAGTTGCCCTGCAAGGGGATGCAATGACCGTGGCGATATGTACGAACAATGAGAAAATTAATGAAGATATTAAGCTGTTCAGCCAAGCTCTGAGCGACGACGATGAGATGATCAGCGAACGTCTGCGCATGTTATCAAAAATTTTAAAGGATATGGGGTATTGA
- a CDS encoding MFS transporter, whose protein sequence is MFSNRYVRTIILSRVLLQLGIWIRNYAVLLFVSELTNNNPVYVSLISVAEFAPIFLFGLIGGTFADRWRPKRTMVWSDLLSALSVGAVLLVLMNGGWIALLIGTFISASLSQFSQPSAMKLYKRHVQVEQLQGVMAMSQTLVAVFMVLGPVIGTFIFIQFGINASLILTVVLFLGSSLVLATLPRDAEEPKSGDAGGFIKELKAGLRYIGSNQSLRTLCLTFSAVGLASGLTQPLQIFLVIENLGQDKQFLQWLVMTNGAAMLAGGAVMIGISKKVNPQLLLMLGLLVTAVCTIGIGASTMIWLTIILLVISGFFFPCIQGGIQTLIVRNTEGAFIGRVSGAIMPVFMGMMVIGMFISGYLKNTVSLLSVYVVSGVLIIIGASFLFPLMVRKGAR, encoded by the coding sequence ATGTTTTCTAATCGTTATGTTCGAACGATTATCCTCTCCCGAGTGCTGCTGCAGTTGGGTATTTGGATCCGGAATTATGCCGTCCTTCTTTTTGTTAGCGAATTGACGAATAATAATCCGGTTTATGTATCACTGATTTCGGTTGCGGAATTCGCTCCGATCTTTCTATTCGGCCTTATTGGAGGGACCTTTGCCGACCGATGGCGGCCGAAACGTACAATGGTTTGGAGCGATCTGCTGTCTGCCTTGTCCGTTGGGGCCGTACTGCTTGTACTCATGAACGGTGGATGGATTGCACTTCTCATCGGAACATTTATTTCCGCCAGCCTGTCTCAATTTTCTCAGCCCTCGGCCATGAAACTGTACAAGCGGCATGTGCAAGTTGAACAACTGCAGGGCGTGATGGCAATGTCCCAAACTCTTGTCGCTGTCTTTATGGTTTTAGGTCCGGTCATCGGCACGTTTATTTTCATACAGTTTGGAATTAATGCCTCCCTGATTCTGACGGTCGTTCTGTTCCTAGGGTCTTCCCTTGTATTAGCGACGCTTCCCCGTGACGCGGAGGAACCGAAGTCTGGCGATGCAGGCGGCTTCATAAAGGAGTTGAAGGCCGGGCTGCGCTATATCGGGTCCAATCAATCCTTACGAACACTCTGCTTGACTTTTTCAGCTGTCGGATTGGCGTCAGGACTGACTCAACCGCTTCAGATTTTCCTTGTCATCGAGAATTTGGGACAGGACAAACAATTTCTGCAGTGGTTGGTTATGACCAATGGGGCAGCCATGTTGGCAGGCGGAGCTGTCATGATAGGGATATCCAAAAAGGTGAATCCACAGCTGTTGCTCATGTTAGGCTTGCTTGTAACTGCCGTTTGTACGATTGGAATAGGCGCTTCTACAATGATTTGGCTGACAATTATTCTGTTGGTGATCAGTGGTTTCTTTTTCCCTTGTATTCAGGGCGGAATCCAGACGCTTATTGTACGTAATACAGAAGGGGCATTTATTGGCCGGGTATCTGGAGCGATCATGCCTGTTTTTATGGGGATGATGGTGATTGGCATGTTTATATCCGGCTATCTGAAGAATACGGTTTCCCTGTTGTCGGTATATGTGGTAAGCGGAGTTTTGATTATTATCGGTGCGTCTTTTCTGTTCCCTCTTATGGTTAGAAAAGGAGCAAGATGA
- a CDS encoding AAA family ATPase, with protein sequence MTEYREYYLSPGRQLTDSEKKLIWKKPLTHKVSEEERRISKEIKRNWNRGEMKIANILLEGDAGSGKTQLAKALSANFGLPYTKVTCFADMDKSDIIGAILPVISSERLEKMEPAEKTVLKALYESDGFQSVTEILMDALGITQEQAALKMKQLLKLVAENTDGEAVEYRFYPSEIVRAYQKGYLLEIQEPNVIRDAAVLMALNSALELDGSINLPTEIIRRHPDFITVITTNRSYAGTRPLNEALRDRVQHTEKMDLPTKEIMIERVVAKTGFQDEKMLGILADIVMTLDKTARANAIKGVAGMRSFFYWADAIAGGASATESLYHKVIYKITTDSEEIKLLEEALNNHGLIASLEEAQIELKKKQKSDDAIEIRTWGDIDDTVFDKDNNVEEKGITLKKSADSDESSSRVSDDSTQMESSGFGENDSPKYHQANSESMSEDARQKELDFRKKLNQDAREVISDSIHKKVKLIVHRPDYDLENQQEYIRLSKGLMPIVQEIARKTLPYLEHEVSSDFARNRYYGSKFQADSVAYRDYKYFAKKRPPTESPSLVVGLRVDESASMSAYGRLEAAKRAVIAVYEYCQLCNIPVLIYGDTADVSKMEQMSIFAYADSDKMDATDRFRLMKIHARSNNRDGMALRIMAERLVVSPQKTKLLISISDGQPKAMDDYTGSYAVKDMQQTIQEYERKGITFLAAAIGQDKDVISKIYGNERFLDITNLHEFPAKLVRIIARYL encoded by the coding sequence ATGACTGAATATAGAGAATATTATTTGTCACCTGGAAGACAGCTGACTGATTCAGAAAAAAAGCTTATTTGGAAAAAACCATTAACTCATAAGGTCAGCGAAGAAGAACGGCGCATTAGTAAAGAAATAAAGCGCAACTGGAATCGCGGGGAAATGAAAATCGCCAATATTTTGTTGGAAGGTGACGCCGGTTCTGGTAAAACACAACTAGCAAAAGCATTATCGGCTAATTTCGGGCTACCGTATACGAAAGTGACTTGTTTTGCCGATATGGATAAATCGGACATTATTGGCGCTATTTTGCCGGTGATTTCTTCTGAACGTTTAGAGAAAATGGAACCTGCGGAAAAAACCGTATTGAAAGCATTATATGAAAGCGATGGGTTTCAAAGCGTAACTGAAATTTTGATGGACGCACTGGGGATTACACAGGAACAGGCTGCCTTAAAGATGAAGCAATTACTGAAGCTTGTAGCGGAAAACACCGATGGCGAAGCGGTTGAGTACCGATTTTACCCTTCGGAGATCGTCAGAGCCTATCAAAAAGGTTATCTTCTGGAAATCCAAGAACCAAACGTTATTCGTGATGCTGCTGTATTAATGGCATTAAACTCTGCCTTGGAGCTGGATGGCAGCATCAATCTTCCCACCGAAATCATACGCAGGCACCCAGACTTCATAACGGTTATCACAACAAACCGTAGTTATGCGGGAACCAGACCGTTAAACGAAGCGCTGCGCGACAGGGTTCAGCATACGGAAAAGATGGACCTGCCGACCAAAGAAATCATGATAGAACGTGTGGTGGCCAAAACCGGCTTTCAAGATGAAAAGATGTTGGGTATTTTAGCAGATATCGTTATGACTTTGGACAAAACAGCTCGGGCCAATGCGATTAAGGGCGTGGCTGGAATGCGTTCATTTTTCTACTGGGCAGATGCAATTGCCGGAGGAGCTTCCGCAACAGAATCCCTTTATCATAAGGTCATCTACAAGATAACAACCGATTCGGAAGAAATTAAACTTTTGGAAGAAGCACTTAACAATCATGGTTTGATTGCCAGCTTAGAAGAAGCCCAGATTGAACTAAAAAAAAAACAAAAATCTGACGATGCCATAGAGATCAGGACATGGGGAGATATTGACGACACTGTTTTTGACAAAGATAACAATGTAGAGGAAAAGGGAATCACATTGAAAAAATCTGCCGATAGTGACGAAAGCTCTTCCCGTGTCTCTGATGATTCTACCCAAATGGAAAGTTCAGGTTTTGGGGAAAATGACTCTCCCAAATATCATCAGGCAAATTCTGAATCAATGTCAGAGGATGCGAGACAAAAGGAACTCGATTTCCGTAAAAAGCTGAATCAAGACGCAAGAGAGGTTATTTCCGATTCAATTCATAAAAAAGTAAAACTCATTGTTCACCGTCCAGACTACGATCTGGAAAACCAACAGGAATATATCCGTCTAAGTAAGGGACTCATGCCTATCGTACAAGAGATTGCCAGAAAGACACTTCCGTACTTAGAACATGAGGTGTCTTCCGACTTTGCGAGGAATCGTTACTATGGCAGCAAATTTCAAGCAGACAGCGTTGCTTATAGGGATTACAAGTATTTTGCCAAGAAACGTCCTCCAACTGAATCCCCTTCTCTTGTGGTTGGTCTAAGGGTTGATGAATCCGCATCTATGTCAGCTTACGGGAGATTAGAGGCAGCAAAACGAGCAGTAATTGCGGTATATGAATATTGTCAGCTTTGTAATATTCCCGTTTTGATCTACGGCGATACTGCGGATGTTTCCAAGATGGAGCAAATGTCCATCTTTGCATATGCCGACTCTGATAAAATGGATGCCACTGATCGCTTCAGGTTAATGAAGATTCATGCCAGAAGTAATAATCGCGATGGAATGGCTCTTAGAATTATGGCGGAACGGTTAGTCGTTTCCCCCCAAAAGACAAAACTGTTGATTAGCATAAGTGACGGACAACCTAAAGCAATGGATGACTATACCGGAAGTTATGCTGTTAAAGATATGCAACAGACAATACAGGAATATGAACGGAAAGGAATTACTTTTCTTGCAGCCGCAATAGGTCAAGACAAGGATGTGATTAGTAAAATCTATGGGAATGAAAGATTTTTGGATATTACAAATTTACATGAGTTCCCTGCAAAGTTAGTTCGGATTATCGCTCGGTATTTGTAA
- a CDS encoding ABC transporter ATP-binding protein, producing the protein MKENTSLLKISQLTKTYGNQLIFKNLDLLVDTGEWVGIVGENGAGKSTLVRIITGLEKYSHGQIYLEGRTMTTFSKKEWVQQIQLVTQYTRRALDPTKTIKQLLFEPLKQFQLARKEEYLPKVESVLSRCNLSVDILAKRSLEISGGQYQRICIALALLVQPKLLICDEVTSSLDKINELWIIKLLKEQENMAVLFISHNKKLLKEVCDHSIQLEDYK; encoded by the coding sequence TTGAAGGAAAATACTAGTTTATTAAAAATCTCTCAACTGACCAAAACATATGGAAACCAATTGATTTTCAAAAATTTGGATCTTCTCGTTGACACTGGCGAGTGGGTAGGAATAGTGGGTGAAAATGGTGCAGGGAAATCTACTTTAGTTAGGATTATAACGGGATTAGAGAAATATTCCCATGGACAAATTTATTTAGAGGGACGCACTATGACAACTTTTTCTAAGAAGGAGTGGGTCCAGCAGATTCAGTTAGTGACCCAATATACACGGAGAGCTTTGGATCCGACAAAAACAATAAAACAACTATTATTTGAACCGTTAAAGCAGTTCCAGCTTGCCCGCAAAGAGGAATATCTGCCAAAAGTCGAATCGGTGCTTTCTCGTTGCAACTTGTCCGTTGATATACTTGCTAAGAGATCGTTGGAAATAAGCGGAGGCCAATACCAAAGAATCTGTATCGCTTTAGCTTTGCTCGTACAGCCTAAGCTCTTGATTTGTGATGAAGTAACGTCTAGTTTAGACAAGATCAATGAATTGTGGATCATTAAATTATTAAAAGAACAGGAAAATATGGCAGTTCTCTTTATATCACATAATAAGAAGCTTTTAAAAGAAGTTTGTGATCATTCTATTCAGCTAGAAGACTATAAATAA